The genomic segment CCGTCGTCGAGGTCGACGAGACGGAGATCGTCGACGTCACCCTCGGGCAGAGCGCCGAGGTCATCGTCGACGCCATTCCAGATCATCGCTACGAGGGCCGGGTGGTCGAGATCGGAAGCTCCGGCTTCACGCCCAACCATCAGCAAGACGTCATCTACTTCAAGGTCAAGGTCTTGCTCGAGAACGCCGACGAGCGCCTGCGGCCGGGGATGTCGGCGCGGGCCGAGATCGTCGCCTCGGTGCACGACCAGACCTTGGCGGTGCCGATCGAGGCGGTGGTCGAGCGCCCCGACCCGGAGGACGAGAAGGAGCGCATCAAGGTGGCCTACGTCTTTTCCGAGGACGGTGCCGAGGAACGGCCGGTGACCACCGGGATCGCCAACACCACCCACGTCGAGGTCACCGCCGGTCTCGACAATGGCGACGAGGTGATCGTCGGGCCCTATCGCACCCTGCGCGACCTCGAGGCCGGCGATGCGATTCGCCGCCTCGAGGAAGACGAGGACGACGAAGACGGCGACGAGGAGCCAGCGGAGGCGGCCGGGTGAGCCTGATCGAGATTCGCGGCGTACGCAAGACGTACCGGATGGGCGATGTCGAAGTACATGCCTTGAACGGCGTCGATCTCGACATCGCCCAAGGGGAGTACCTCGCCATCATGGGCGCTTCCGGCAGCGGCAAGTCGACGCTGATGAATCTCCTCGGCTGCCTCGACACGCCGAGCGCCGGCAGTTACCTGCTCAACCAGGTGGCGGTCGAGACCCTCGGAGACGAAGAGCTCGCCGCCATCCGCAATCGCGAGATCGGCTTCGTCTTCCAGACCTTCAACCTGCTCGCCCGGACCACCGCCCTGAGCAACGTCGAGCTCCCCCTGGTGTACTCCGGGGTGGCGCGCAAGGAGCGCCGCCAGCGAGCCCGCTCCGCCCTCGAGCGGGTCGGCCTCGAAGACCGCATGGACCACCAGCCGAACGAGCTCTCGGGGGGACAGAGGCAGCGCGTCGCGATCGCCCGGGCGCTGGTCAACGACCCGTCGATCCTGCTCGCCGACGAGCCCACCGGCAACCTCGACACGCGCACCTCGGACGAGATCATGGAGCTGTTCGATGCTCTCCACGGCAGCGGCAACACGGTGATCCTGGTCACCCATGAGGACGACATCGCCGCCCACGCCCACCGGCGGGTGGTGTTGCGCGACGGCAAGGTCCTCAGCGATGAGGTGACGCGCCCCACGGCGGCCGTCTCTTCCGAGTCGGGCTGAATCATGCTCTGGCTCGAGAACCTGGTCGTCGCCTTCGGCGCCCAGCGCGCCAACAAGATGCGCGCTGCCCTGACGACTCTGGGCATCGTGATCGGCGTCGCTGCGGTGATCACCGTCGTGTCGATCATCCAAGGTCTCCAGTACCTGGTCGTCGGCCAGCTACAGGGCGTCGGGACCACCTACCTGCGGGTGCTGCCCAGAGTCACCTTCGTCGCCCCCGGCCAGGTCACCCGACCGGTGCTTCTGACCGTCGAGGACGTCGCGGCGATCGACGACCAGGTCGCCGACATCGAAGCCATTTCGCCGATGATCTTCGGTACCGAGACCCTCAAGTTCCGCGAGCTACAGCATCGGCCGTCCTTCGTCGCCGGCGTCAATCAGTACTGGCAAGAGGTGGCCAATCAGCTGGTCGACCGCGGGCGGTTCTTTTCCGCCGTCGACATTCAGCGACGACGAAAAGTCGCGGTCGTCGGCCAAACGGTGGTGGAAGAGCTCGACCTCGGCACCGATCCCATCGGCAAGGAGGTCTACCTCGGCAGCGTCCCGGTGACCGTGGTCGGCGTGATGGAGGAGGCCGGCCAGACCCTCGGCCAAGACGGCGACGACGTCGTCTTCATTCCCTTCGACACCGCCCTCTCGGTGTTCGGCCGGCGCGCCGGGGACCAGGTCCAGGTGCACGCCCGGGTCACCAGCACCGAGGCCGTCGAGGGTGTGCGCGACCGCATTCGCCGGGTCCTGCGCCAGCGCCACGATCTCGGGGAGGACGACGCCGACGACTTCCAAATCCAGACCCAGGACGACCTGCTCGATCTCTTCACCTCGATTCTCCGCGGGGTCACCGCGGTGGTCGCCGGCATCGTCAGCGTCGCTCTGGTGGTCGGCGGCATCGGCATCATGAACATCATGCT from the Acidobacteriota bacterium genome contains:
- a CDS encoding ABC transporter ATP-binding protein translates to MSLIEIRGVRKTYRMGDVEVHALNGVDLDIAQGEYLAIMGASGSGKSTLMNLLGCLDTPSAGSYLLNQVAVETLGDEELAAIRNREIGFVFQTFNLLARTTALSNVELPLVYSGVARKERRQRARSALERVGLEDRMDHQPNELSGGQRQRVAIARALVNDPSILLADEPTGNLDTRTSDEIMELFDALHGSGNTVILVTHEDDIAAHAHRRVVLRDGKVLSDEVTRPTAAVSSESG
- a CDS encoding ABC transporter permease encodes the protein MLWLENLVVAFGAQRANKMRAALTTLGIVIGVAAVITVVSIIQGLQYLVVGQLQGVGTTYLRVLPRVTFVAPGQVTRPVLLTVEDVAAIDDQVADIEAISPMIFGTETLKFRELQHRPSFVAGVNQYWQEVANQLVDRGRFFSAVDIQRRRKVAVVGQTVVEELDLGTDPIGKEVYLGSVPVTVVGVMEEAGQTLGQDGDDVVFIPFDTALSVFGRRAGDQVQVHARVTSTEAVEGVRDRIRRVLRQRHDLGEDDADDFQIQTQDDLLDLFTSILRGVTAVVAGIVSVALVVGGIGIMNIMLVSVTERTREIGLRKAVGARRQDIMLQFLIEAIALSLVGGAIGIALGYGVGAGITAVLPVDLPPAHVPLWAIALAFGFSTVVGIFFGIYPAGKAAALDPIEALRYE